TGTCAATTCTCCTTGCACATATCGCTGCCACAATCCGAGCGTCTCTGCACTCACTTGCGGGATGCCCGCTTCTGTGATACCGACGATACATTCTGCTTCCACCATGCGCGCCAACCAGCCTTGCTGCTCAGCGGGGGAAAGGGAACTAGAGGGACCAGGAAAATAAGAGCTGGACATAGCAGTAAAGAAAAGTACCAAAAGATATGTACGGCTTCACCCCCGCCTCGGATCCTTATAACTGCAGCTTACCGTTCCCTTATTTAGGGATTCCCCGCCGAATACGTTGCTTACGCGTTTCCTCTTGCTGCCGAATATGAGCCGGGCGCGACTCTATGGTAGCTCCGTCGAAGAGCTTATCCAAGGCATCATGCAAGGCTTGCTTTTGGGTGTATTCGTACTGCCCGGACATACGCTTGGTGTGTACGTAATCCTTGAGTCGATCCAAGTAGCGCTGCCCAACAATAAACGTCTGCCGCACATCGACATCGTCATCGGCAACATCAGTAACACCGGTAACATTGGCTACCGCTTTCTCTGAAGTCAGTACTGTGTTACTGATGTTACTACCTGCATCTTTCCGAGTATTCTCTTTAGTGTTACTACTGTTACCAAGTACTGGTTCGACTACCGGAGCCGAGGATAAAGCAGGCTGGTCCTGCTCCAGAAAATCAAGGATATCTTTTTCGGAAGTGCGCTTCGGTGCTTCCGGTTTAGTGGCGAGTTGCTTGAAGGATTTGGCCATAGTCGAATGCTTAACGAGTCAGAATTTCCTGCACCAAGTGCCCATAGTCCATGGCGCCGGCACTGGTGGGCGCATAGGTGAAAATATCCTGTCCCAAGTGGGGTGCCTCCCCCAAGGCGATGGTTTCCCGAATCGTGCTGGTGAGTACCAGGTCCGGGTATTTGTCACGTACGACTTCCGCCGTTTCCCGCCGTAGCACCTTCCGCGGATCAAAGCGGGTGAAGAAGATCCCACCTACCACTAGCGTAGGATTCAGACGACGCTGCACCCGGGTCACCATCTCCAGTACTTTCTCTAACCCGTCCGTGGCATACAATTGCGCTTCTAAGGGAATGTAGAGGGCGTTGGCGCACGCGTAGGCATTGAGGGTAATCAAGCCCAACGCGGGTGGACAATCTAGCAGCACGTAGTCGCACCGTTCGAGCAAAGGCTCCAGCAAGTCTTTAAGCAGAAACTCACGGTCAAGCTCATCGCCCTTCACCTTTTCGAAGCTA
This region of Hymenobacter swuensis DY53 genomic DNA includes:
- a CDS encoding ParA family protein — translated: MSKIIAFTNQKGGVGKTTSTANIGAGLARAGYKVLLVDLDPQINLTSGLGLTEAEFNVYGALLQEYKVKAYPIQDNLALIAGSPALSSFEKVKGDELDREFLLKDLLEPLLERCDYVLLDCPPALGLITLNAYACANALYIPLEAQLYATDGLEKVLEMVTRVQRRLNPTLVVGGIFFTRFDPRKVLRRETAEVVRDKYPDLVLTSTIRETIALGEAPHLGQDIFTYAPTSAGAMDYGHLVQEILTR